A part of Diceros bicornis minor isolate mBicDic1 chromosome 32, mDicBic1.mat.cur, whole genome shotgun sequence genomic DNA contains:
- the SALL1 gene encoding sal-like protein 1 translates to MSRRKQAKPQHFQSDPEVASLPRRDGDTEKGQPNRTTKSKDAHVCGRCCAEFFELSDLLLHKKNCTKNQLVLIVNESPASPPETFSPSPPPDNPNEQMNDTVNKTDQVDCSNLSEHQGLDRDESMEVEAPVANKGGSGALSGSHSSATPNCSSNPSTGTSAITTSLPQLGDLTTLGNFSVINSNVIIENLQSTKVAVAQFSQEARCSGASGGKLAVPALMEQLLALQQQQIHQLQLIEQIRHQILLLASQNADLPTSSSPSQGTLRTSANPLSTLSSHLSQQLAAAAGLAQSLASQSASISGVKQLPPIQLPQSSPGNTIIPPNSGSSPNVNILATAVTTPSSEKVASSAGASHASNPAVSASSSPAFAISSLLSPASNPLLPQPAPANSVFPSPLPNIGTTAEDLNSLSALAQQRKSKPPNVPAFEAKSTSDEAFFKHKCRFCAKVFGSDSALQIHLRSHTGERPFKCNICGNRFSTKGNLKVHFQRHKEKYPHIQMNPYPVPEHLDNIPTSTGIPYGMSIPPEKPVTSWLDTKPVLPTLTTSVGLPLPPTLPSLTPFIKTEEPAPIPISHSAASPPGSVKSDSGAPEPATRNLGGLPEEAEGPMVPPSSGRSEESSVVSGSAPAVSNSTLSSPAADCGPGSATTFANPLLPLMSEQFKAKFPFGGLLDSAQASETSKLQQLVENIDKKATDPNECIICHRVLSCQSALKMHYRTHTGERPFKCKICGRAFTTKGNLKTHYSVHRAMPPLRVQHSCPICQKKFTNAVVLQQHIRMHMGGQIPNTPVPDSYPESMESDTGSFDEKNFDDLDNFSDENMEDCPEGSIPDTPKSADASQDSLSSSPLPLEMSSIAALENQMKMINAGLAEQLQASLKSMENGSVEGDVLTNDSSSVGGDMESQSAGSPAISESTSSMQALSPSNSTQEFHKSPSVEEKPHRAVPSEFANGLSPTPLNGGALDLTSSHAEKIIKEDSLGILFPFRDRGKFKNTACDICGKTFACQSALDIHYRSHTKERPFICTVCNRGFSTKGNLKQHMLTHQMRDLPSQLFEPSPNLGPNQNSAVVPANSLSSLIKTEVNGFVHVTPQDSKDTPTSHVPSGPLSSSATSPVLLPALPRRTPKQHYCNTCGKTFSSSSALQIHERTHTGEKPFACTICGRAFTTKGNLKVHMGTHMWNSTPARRGRRLSVDGPMTFLGGNPVKFPEMFQKDLAARSGSGDPSSFWNQYAAALSNGLAMKANEISVIQNGGIPPVPGSLGSGSSSPISGLTGNLEKLQNSEPNAPLAGLEKMASSENGTSFRFTRFVEDSKEIVTS, encoded by the exons ATGTCGCGGAGGAAGCAAGCGAAGCCTCAACATTTCCAATCCGACCCCGAAGTGGCCTCGCTCCCCCGGCGAGATG GAGACACAGAGAAGGGTCAACCGAATCGCACCACTAAGAGCAAGGATGCCCACGTCTGTGGCCGGTGCTGTGCTGAGTTCTTTGAATTATCAGATCTTCTGCTCCACAAGAAGAACTGTACTAAAAATCAATTAGTTTTAATCGTAAATGAAAGTCCAGCCTCCCCCCCTGAAACCTTCTCTCCCAGCCCCCCTCCCGATAATCccaatgaacagatgaatgacacagtgaacaaaacagatcaaGTAGACTGCAGCAACCTTTCTGAACACCAAGGACTGGACAGGGACGAGTCCATGGAGGTGGAGGCCCCGGTAGCTAACAAAGGTGGCAGTGGTGCTCTGAGTGGCAGCCACAGCAGTGCCACCCCAAACTGCAGCAGCAACCCCTCCACAGGTACCTCAGCGATCACAACCTCTCTACCTCAACTCGGGGACCTGACGACACTGGGCAACTTCTCCGTGATCAACAGCAACGTCATCATCGAGAACCTCCAGAGCACCAAGGTGGCAGTGGCCCAGTTCTCCCAGGAAGCGAGGTGCAGTGGGGCCTCCGGGGGCAAGCTGGCCGTCCCAGCCCTCATGGAGCAGCTCTTAGctctgcagcagcagcagatCCACCAGCTGCAACTGATCGAACAGATTCGTCACCAAATATTGCTGTTGGCTTCTCAGAATGCAGACTTGCCAACATCTTCTAGTCCTTCTCAAGGTACTTTACGAACATCTGCCAACCCCTTGTCCACACTAAGTTCCCATTTATCTCAGCAGCTGGCAGCAGCAGCTGGATTAGCACAGAGCCTCGCTAGCCAATCTGCCAGCATCAGCGGTGTGAAACAGCTACCCCCCATCCAGCTACCTCAGAGCAGTCCTGGCAACACCATCATTCCACCCAACAGCGGCTCTTCTCCCAATGTTAACATACTGGCGACAGCAGTTACCACCCCGTCCTCGGAAAAAGTGGCTTCGAGCGCTGGTGCCTCCCATGCCAGCAACCCAGCAGTCTCGGCATCATCCTCACCAGCTTTTGCAATAAGCAGTTTATTAAGTCCTGCGTCTAATCCACTTCTACCTCAGCCGGCCCCTGCTAACTCGGTTTTCCCCAGCCCTTTGCCCAACATCGGAACAACTGCAGAGGATTTAAACTCCTTGTCTGCCTTGGCCCAGCAAAGAAAAAGCAAGCCACCAAATGTCCCTGCCTTCGAAGCCAAAAGTACTTCGGATGAGGCATTCTTCAAACACAAATGCAGGTTCTGCGCGAAGGTCTTCGGGAGCGACAGTGCCTTGCAGATCCACCTGCGTTCCCATACTGGAGAGAGGCCCTTCAAGTGCAACATCTGCGGGAACAGGTTCTCCACCAAGGGGAACCTCAAAGTCCACTTTCAGCGCCACAAAGAGAAATACCCTCATATCCAGATGAACCCCTATCCCGTGCCTGAGCATTTGGACAATATCCCCACGAGCACCGGCATCCCATATGGCATGTCCATTCCTCCAGAAAAGCCAGTCACCAGCTGGCTGGACACCAAACCAGTCCTGCCCACTCTGACCACTTCAGTTGGCCTGCCGTTGCCTCCGACCCTTCCTAGCCTCACACCCTTCATCAAGACCGAAGAGCCAGCCCCGATCCCCATCAGCCATTCTGCCGCCAGCCCCCCAGGCTCTGTCAAAAGTGACTCCGGGGCCCCCGAGCCAGCTACAAGAAACCTGGGTGGGCTCCCAGAGGAAGCCGAAGGGCCCATGGTGCCACCGTCCAGTGGCAGAAGTGAAGAGAGCAGCGTGGTCAGCGGCTCAGCCCCGGCGGTGAGCAACAGCACTCTGAGCTCCCCAGCGGCGGACTGTGGCCCGGGCAGTGCTACCACCTTCGCCAACCCTCTGTTACCGCTCATGTCCGAGCAGTTCAAGGCGAAGTTTCCTTTCGGGGGACTCTTGGACTCAGCCCAGGCATCAGAGACGTCCAAGCTTCAGCAACTGGTAGAAAACATTGACAAGAAGGCCACTGACCCCAATGAGTGTATTATCTGTCACCGGGTTCTGAGCTGTCAGAGCGCCTTGAAGATGCACTACCGGACACATACTGGGGAGAGGCCCTTTAAGTGTAAGATCTGTGGCCGGGCTTTCACCACGAAAGGGAATCTTAAAACCCATTACAGTGTTCATCGGGCTATGCCCCCGCTCAGAGTCCAGCATTCCTGCCCCATCTGCCAGAAGAAGTTCACTAACGCTGTTGTCCTGCAGCAGCACATTCGAATGCATATGGGAGGCCAGATCCCCAACACCCCCGTCCCTGACAGCTACCCCGAGTCCATGGAGTCTGACACAGGCTCCTTTGATGAGAAAAATTTTGATGACTTAGACAACTTCTCCGATGAAAACATGGAAGACTGTCCTGAGGGCAGCATTCCTGATACACCCAAGTCCGCGGATGCGTCCCAAGATAGCTTGTCTTCTTCACCTTTGCCCCTAGAGATGTCAAGCATCGCTGCTTTGGAAAATCAGATGAAGATGATCAATGCCGGCCTGGCGGAGCAGCTGCAGGCCAGCCTGAAGTCGATGGAGAATGGGTCAGTCGAGGGGGACGTCCTGACCAATGATTCGTCCTCAGTGGGTGGCGATATGGAGAGCCAAAGTGCTGGCAGCCCGGCCATCTCAGAGTCTACCTCTTCTATGCAGGCTCTGTCCCCATCTAACAGCACCCAGGAATTCCACAAGTCACCCAGCGTCGAGGAGAAGCCACACAGAGCAGTCCCAAGCGAGTTTGCCAACGGTTTGTCTCCCACCCCACTGAATGGTGGGGCTTTGGATTTGACATCTAGTCACGCAGAGAAAATCATCAAAGAAGATTCTTTGGGGATCCTCTTCCCTTTCAGAGACCGgggtaaatttaaaaataccgcTTGTGACATTTGTGGCAAAACATTTGCTTGTCAGAGTGCCTTGGACATTCACTATAGAAGTCATACCAAAGAGAGACCATTTATTTGCACAGTTTGCAATCGTGGCTTTTCCACAAAGGGTAATTTGAAGCAGCACATGTTGACACATCAGATGCGAGATCTACCATCACAGCTCTTTGAGCCCAGTCCCAACCTTGGCCCCAATCAGAACTCGGCGGTGGTTCCCGCCAACTCGTTGTCATCTCTCATCAAAACAGAGGTCAACGGCTTTGTGCACGTTACTCCTCAGGACAGTAAGGACACCCCCACCAGTCACGTCCCGTCTGGGCCTCTGTCGTCCTCTGCCACATCCCCAGTTCTGCTCCCAGCTCTGCCCAGGAGAACCCCCAAACAGCACTACTGTAACACGTGTGGCAAAACCTTCTCCTCGTCGAGTGCCCTGCAGATTCACgagagaactcacactggagagaaaccctttgCTTGCACTATTTGTGGAAGAGCTTTCACAACAAAAGGCAATCTTAAGGTAC ACATGGGCACTCACATGTGGAATAGCACCCCCGCGAGACGGGGTCGGCGGCTCTCTGTGGATGGCCCCATGACATTTCTAGGAGGCAATCCCGTCAAGTTCCCAGAAATGTTCCAGAAGGATTTGGCAGCACGGTCAGGAAGTGGAGATCCTTCCAGTTTCTGGAATCAGTATGCGGCGGCGCTCTCCAACGGGCTGGCGATGAAGGCCAATGAGATCTCCGTCATTCAGAACGGTGGCATCCCTCCAGTTCCTGGAAGCCTGGGCAGCGGGAGCAGCTCACCTATTAGCGGGCTGACGGGAAATCTGGAGAAGCTCCAGAACTCAGAGCCCAACGCTCCCCTGGCCGGCCTGGAGAAAATGGCAAGCAGCGAGAACGGAACCAGCTTCCGTTTCACCCGCTTCGTGGAGGACAGCAAAGAGATCGTCACGAGTTAA